Proteins encoded in a region of the Benincasa hispida cultivar B227 chromosome 2, ASM972705v1, whole genome shotgun sequence genome:
- the LOC120070827 gene encoding kelch repeat-containing protein At3g27220-like gives MIRNHQKNASSTKKLLFLITCAGLLGAALIADLLWTSSSSLSSSYSSIASTWAIGRTKLFVIPDPSTANATQVDEKEIDSRKFLTGTYFDLPAPDLEWEEVPSAPVPRLDGASIQIKNIFYVFAGYGNISYVHSHVDMFNFSDNTWIGKFDMPKEMAHSHLGVASDGRYIYVVSGQYGPQCRGPTARTFVLDTKTKKWNVMPPLPAPRYAPATQLWRGRLHVMGGSKENRHTPGLEHWSIAVKDGKVLEKKWRSEVPIPRGGPHRACVVVNDRLFVIGGQEGDFMAKPGSPIFKCSRRHEVVYGDVYMLDDEMKWKTFTPMPKPDSHIEFAWVIVNNSIIITGGTTEKHPITKRMILVGEVFRFDLDSFTWSVIGKLPYRIKTTLAGFWDGYLYFTSGQRDRGPDNPQPRAVVGDMWRTKLKI, from the exons ATGATCAGAAATCATCAGAAAAACGCTTCTTCTACCAAGAAATTACTCTTTCTTATCACTTGTGCCGGTCTTCTTGGAGCCGCTCTCATTGCAGATCTGCTTTGGACATCGTCTTCCTCTTTGTCTTCTTCCTATTCTTCCATTGCATCAACTTGGGCCATCGGCAGAACTAAGCTTTTTGTTATACCGGATCCATCCACTGCCAATGCTACCCAG GTAGATGAGAAGGAGATTGATTCTAGGAAATTCTTAACCGGAACTTATTTTGATCTACCTGCACCTGATTTAGAATGGGAGGAAGTACCTTCAGCACCTGTTCCTCGTCTTGATGGGGCATCGATTCAGATTAAGAATATCTTTTACGTGTTTGCAGGATATGGAAACATCAGTTAT GTGCATTCTCATGTGGACATGTTCAATTTCTCTGATAATACATGGATTGGGAAGTTTGACATGCCAAAAGAGATGGCACATTCACACTTAGGAGTGGCAAGTGATGGTAGATACATTTATGTGGTATCAGGACAATATGGACCCCAATGCAGAGGGCCTACCGCCCGGACATTTGTGCTTGACACTAAGACGAAGAAATGGAACGTCATGCCTCCACTACCTGCTCCTAG ATATGCTCCAGCAACGCAATTATGGAGAGGAAGACTTCATGTGATGGGTGGTAGTAAGGAGAATCGCCACACACCTGGATTGGAGCACTGGAGCATTGCTGTAAAAGATGGAAAAGTATTGGAGAAGAAGTGGCGGAGTGAAGTACCCATACCCCGTGGAGGACCACACAG GGCCTGTGTTGTGGTCAACGATCGGCTTTTTGTTATTGGTGGTCAAGAAGGTGACTTCATGGCTAAACCTGGTTCACCTATTTTTAAGTGCTCCCGTAGGCATGAG GTTGTTTATGGTGATGTTTACATGCTGGATGATGAAATGAAATGGAAAACATTTACTCCCATGCCAAAACCCGATTCTCATATTGAGTTTGCTTGGGTTATTGTCAATAATTCCATTATCATCACCGGCGGTACAACAGAAAAGCATCCAATTACCAAGCGAATGATCTTGGTTGGGGAGGTCTTCCGATTTGATTTGGATTCATTT ACTTGGTCAGTGATTGGAAAGCTCCCTTACCGTATAAAAACAACGCTAGCTGGTTTTTGGGATGGATACTTGTACTTCACCTCAGGGCAGCGGGACCGTGGACCTGATAATCCACAGCCGAGAGCAGTCGTAGGAGATATGTGGAGAACCAAGCTAAAAATTTAA